The Pyrus communis chromosome 2, drPyrComm1.1, whole genome shotgun sequence genome includes a window with the following:
- the LOC137723303 gene encoding transcription factor bHLH61-like: MVSGLRKRVALRRKLQILRSLTKTKSGKGTSIVVDALPHIYMLKLKLEAVHREYLHLMAIKTDYINLIKHLQVREEVKVEKIQEGFHVRVKCEKAKDTLVSVLEVFEEMGLNVVQARVSCNNNFSMEAIAAVADHQNQEKLDVIVVTQTILRATKINQDGKETHE; this comes from the exons ATGGTCTCCGGGCTGCGGAAGAGAGTAGCATTGCGCCGAAAGCTTCAAATTCTAAGGAGCCTTACCAAGACAAAATCC GGCAAAGGGACCTCCATTGTCGTGGATGCTTTACCCCACATTTATATGCTGAAACTCAAGCTCGAAGCAGTCCACAGAGAGTACTTGCATCTCATGGCTATCAAGACAGATTACATAAACCTAATCAAACATCTTCAAGTCCGCGAg GAAGTGAAGGTAGAGAAGATTCAGGAAGGGTTTCATGTGAGAGTGAAGTGTGAGAAAGCAAAGGACACTCTGGTTTCAGTTTTGGAGGTATTTGAAGAAATGGGTCTCAATGTTGTGCAAGCTAGAGTTTCATGCAACAACAATTTTTCCATGGAAGCCATTGCAGCTGTAGCTGATCACCAAAACCAAGAAAAGCTGGATGTGATAGTTGTGACACAGACAATACTTAGGGCCACCAAGATTAATCAAGATGGAAAGGAGACGCATGAATGA
- the LOC137726039 gene encoding probable WRKY transcription factor 65 gives MDPTFFSSNSKQFLSDQEENDNTTSSTPENSSDSPPPSTNFSDYSKITTSTSSPKKSGRRAIQKRVVSVPIKGDNSNSNTPPPSDSWAWRKYGQKPIKGSPYPRGYYRCSSSKGCPARKQVERSRVDPTTLVITYSSEHNHSWLASRNHHNNHNNSSSAAANKRGPTKTEAPEAQQPDHQDQDLDQDQDSRFADLNHESLIVNDEFVWFADMETTSSRVLESPIFAESSSSVGSDSGDKAAMVFPMGEEDESLFADLGELPECSFVFRYRGVGPQAQIC, from the exons ATGGACCCCACATTCTTCAGCAGCAACAGCAAACAGTTTCTGAGCGATCAGGAAGAGAACGACAACACCACCAGCTCCACGCCGGAAAACAGCTCAGACTCTCCTCCGCCGTCCACCAATTTCAGCGACTACTCCAAGATCACCACTTCCACCTCCTCCCCCAAAAAAAG TGGTCGGCGAGCAATACAGAAACGAGTGGTGTCGGTCCCCATCAAAGGCGACAACAGCAACAGCAACACTCCGCCGCCGTCCGATTCTTGGGCTTGGAGAAAGTACGGCCAAAAACCCATCAAAGGCTCACCTTATCCCAG AGGGTATTACAGGTGCAGTAGCTCAAAAGGATGCCCGGCGAGGAAACAAGTAGAGAGAAGCCGCGTGGACCCCACCACGCTGGTCATCACCTACTCCTCCGAACACAACCACTCTTGGCTTGCCTCTcgcaaccaccacaacaaccaCAACAATTCAAGTTCCGCCGCCGCAAACAAACGCGGCCCCACCAAGACCGAAGCCCCGGAGGCCCAGCAACCCGACCACCAAGATCAAGACCTAGACCAAGACCAAGACTCTAGGTTCGCGGATCTAAACCACGAGTCGCTTATCGTAAACGACGAGTTCGTCTGGTTCGCCGACATGGAGACCACGTCGTCGAGGGTGCTCGAGAGCCCCATTTTCGCCGAGAGCAGCAGCTCAGTCGGGTCCGACTCCGGGGACAAGGCGGCGATGGTGTTCCCCATGGGAGAGGAGGACGAGTCGCTCTTCGCCGATCTGGGCGAGCTGCCGGAGTGCTCTTTCGTGTTTAGGTACCGTGGTGTGGGACCACAAGCTCAGATCTGTTGA